The Candidatus Bathyarchaeum sp. genome has a window encoding:
- a CDS encoding Snf7 family protein translates to MSEKFAKKWGEGVDQTPLGNRIKDAVRPPGPLKPRLDFAVKRMEMQIQKLDKAADRFTDRDKAIFQKIVSAYTKHDMARANVFANELAEIRKMEKMIMHSRLALEQIVLRLSTVSELGDVVSTLAPAVNVLRNVKAGMGTVFPEAEREIGSIGNLLSGIIMDAGYNSGMNIDFQTAGDDAQNILNEAASVAEQKVKEKFPDLPTGMPSFGQSLQSET, encoded by the coding sequence ATGTCAGAAAAATTTGCTAAAAAATGGGGAGAAGGAGTCGACCAGACCCCTCTCGGTAACAGAATAAAGGACGCTGTACGTCCACCAGGTCCCTTGAAACCAAGACTTGATTTTGCTGTAAAACGAATGGAAATGCAGATTCAAAAACTCGACAAAGCTGCAGACCGATTCACAGACCGTGACAAGGCAATCTTCCAAAAAATAGTTAGCGCTTACACAAAACACGACATGGCTCGCGCAAACGTCTTCGCCAACGAATTGGCCGAAATCCGAAAAATGGAAAAAATGATTATGCACTCTAGACTTGCTCTAGAACAGATAGTTCTCAGACTAAGCACCGTTTCCGAACTAGGAGATGTTGTCAGCACACTTGCACCAGCTGTTAACGTTTTACGAAACGTAAAAGCTGGAATGGGCACAGTCTTCCCCGAAGCAGAACGCGAAATCGGAAGCATTGGCAACTTGCTTAGCGGAATCATAATGGATGCCGGTTACAACTCTGGAATGAACATCGATTTCCAGACCGCAGGCGATGATGCACAAAACATCCTGAATGAAGCAGCCAGTGTCGCAGAACAAAAAGTCAAAGAAAAGTTCCCCGATCTACCTACTGGAATGCCCTCTTTTGGGCAATCCCTGCAGAGTGAAACTTAA
- a CDS encoding NapC/NirT family cytochrome c — MSDRVKILGIFALLGFVGGIIANVGFHTVWPWLTANFPLTFSAEWVISGIAGALITTFFVVIWVYLSQSSE; from the coding sequence ATGAGTGATAGAGTAAAAATACTGGGAATATTTGCTCTGTTGGGATTCGTAGGCGGCATAATAGCTAACGTTGGTTTCCACACAGTGTGGCCATGGTTAACAGCTAACTTCCCTTTGACCTTCTCAGCAGAATGGGTTATCTCAGGGATCGCAGGAGCTCTGATAACTACATTCTTTGTAGTAATCTGGGTATACCTTAGTCAATCCTCTGAGTAA
- the uvrB gene encoding excinuclease ABC subunit UvrB: protein MRFELVAPYKMSPGQAAAVEKLVKNFETKNKQTLLGITGSGKTFVMANLINKLQKPTLILAHNKTLAAQLYAELKELFPNNRVEYFISFYSYYQPESYLPTTDMYIEKDSDINEQIEKMRMHAVSSILSREDTIIVASISCIYGLGNPEDYEGMAAKLSTGKPMKRRELLQSLVNMQYERNDQVLEPGNFRVRGNVVDVVPAYEEDILRIELEDNKIKNLKEVQALTGDIKLSLDKITLYPARQYVVPEAKQKRALDQIQKELEDELPKLPALEAQRLRKRVTYDIEMIKEMGYCKGIENYSRHFDGRCTGEPPFVLLDYFPKDYLLIIDESHQTIPQSRAMYNGDYSRKKNLVDYGFRLSCAFDNRPLKFHEFENKMSKTLFVSATPADYELNKSGEPVQLITRPTGLLDPEVEVHPIKGQMKHLISEAKKTIERGDRILVTTLTKRMAEDLTDYLVKEGLRVRYMHSEIDSLDRIELVRQLRAGEYDILVGINLLREGLDVPEVSTIFILDADKEGFLRDERSLIQTIGRAARNVNGKVFLYADEMTQSMKRAMEVTRFRRMFQKNYNKKHNITPRTIEKSVAESERKIKGTKHLAKTEIQRKLIEFDAKMRAAAEQLEFEKAIEFRDRIKELERSLDYVLNKSEKKSRKKGK from the coding sequence ATGCGGTTTGAATTAGTTGCGCCTTACAAGATGTCTCCGGGTCAAGCAGCAGCAGTGGAGAAACTTGTCAAAAATTTTGAGACAAAAAACAAACAGACTCTTCTAGGCATTACTGGAAGCGGAAAAACTTTTGTAATGGCAAATTTGATTAACAAACTGCAAAAACCTACACTCATTCTTGCTCACAATAAGACTTTAGCTGCTCAACTATACGCAGAACTAAAAGAATTATTTCCAAATAACAGAGTAGAATACTTCATCTCATTTTATTCATATTACCAACCCGAATCGTACCTGCCTACTACAGACATGTACATCGAAAAAGACTCGGATATCAACGAACAAATAGAAAAAATGCGAATGCATGCAGTTTCAAGTATTCTAAGCAGGGAAGATACAATAATCGTAGCCAGCATAAGTTGCATATACGGTTTAGGAAACCCTGAAGACTACGAAGGAATGGCAGCAAAATTAAGCACAGGAAAACCAATGAAACGTCGCGAACTGTTGCAGTCCCTTGTAAACATGCAATATGAACGCAACGACCAAGTTTTGGAACCCGGAAATTTTAGGGTACGAGGCAATGTTGTAGACGTTGTTCCAGCTTACGAAGAAGACATTTTAAGAATCGAATTAGAAGACAACAAAATCAAAAACCTCAAAGAAGTACAAGCCCTCACTGGAGATATCAAACTAAGTCTAGATAAAATCACTTTATATCCTGCTCGCCAGTATGTTGTTCCAGAAGCAAAACAAAAACGAGCCTTAGACCAAATACAAAAAGAACTGGAAGATGAACTGCCAAAACTTCCGGCTCTTGAGGCTCAACGTCTTAGAAAACGTGTAACTTACGATATTGAAATGATAAAAGAAATGGGATATTGTAAAGGGATTGAAAATTATAGCCGTCATTTTGACGGCAGATGTACAGGTGAACCTCCATTTGTTTTGCTTGATTATTTCCCTAAAGATTATTTGCTGATAATAGACGAAAGTCACCAGACAATTCCACAATCACGGGCAATGTATAATGGAGATTATTCACGCAAAAAGAATTTAGTTGATTATGGTTTTCGCTTGTCATGTGCTTTTGATAACCGGCCTTTGAAATTTCACGAGTTTGAAAATAAGATGAGTAAAACTTTGTTTGTTTCTGCGACTCCAGCTGATTACGAACTAAACAAAAGTGGAGAACCAGTGCAATTGATTACGAGACCTACAGGACTTCTAGATCCCGAGGTTGAAGTTCATCCCATTAAAGGTCAGATGAAACATTTGATTTCAGAAGCGAAAAAGACTATTGAAAGGGGTGACAGAATTCTAGTTACTACCCTCACTAAAAGAATGGCAGAAGATTTGACAGATTACTTGGTCAAAGAAGGCTTACGAGTTAGGTACATGCACTCAGAAATTGATAGCTTAGATAGAATCGAGCTAGTCAGGCAATTACGGGCTGGAGAATATGACATTCTTGTAGGAATAAACTTGTTACGTGAAGGCTTGGATGTGCCTGAAGTTTCTACTATTTTTATTTTAGATGCAGACAAAGAGGGCTTTCTAAGGGATGAGCGTAGTCTTATTCAGACCATTGGTCGGGCTGCCCGTAATGTTAACGGTAAGGTGTTTTTGTATGCCGATGAAATGACCCAATCCATGAAAAGGGCAATGGAGGTTACCCGTTTTAGGCGTATGTTCCAGAAAAATTACAATAAAAAGCACAATATTACTCCGCGAACAATTGAGAAAAGTGTAGCTGAAAGTGAAAGAAAAATTAAAGGAACAAAACATTTGGCTAAAACTGAGATTCAAAGAAAGCTAATCGAGTTTGATGCCAAGATGCGGGCTGCGGCGGAACAGTTGGAATTTGAGAAGGCAATTGAGTTTAGGGACCGCATTAAGGAGTTAGAGAGGTCCTTGGATTATGTTTTGAACAAATCTGAGAAAAAGTCTCGAAAAAAAGGTAAGTAA